Proteins encoded within one genomic window of Triticum aestivum cultivar Chinese Spring chromosome 2D, IWGSC CS RefSeq v2.1, whole genome shotgun sequence:
- the LOC123055057 gene encoding G-type lectin S-receptor-like serine/threonine-protein kinase B120 encodes MAPHPLPMFVLLSLICLCRSDDRLTPAKPLSAGDKLVSDNGVFALGFFSPTNSTAGSYVGIWYNNIPKRTYVWVANRDKPITNGSPGKLVVTNNSDLVLSDSQGRTLWTTMNNFTTGATGTSAVLLDSGNLVIRSPSGTDIWQSFHYPTDTILPGMQLPLSTDDDLYTRLVAWRGPDDPATSNYSMGGDSSSDLQVVIWNGTRPYWRRAAWDGALVTALYQSSTGFIMTQTTVDIGGKFYLTFTVSNGSPSTRMILHYTGMFQFLAWNSTSSSWEVFIERPNPICDRYAYCGPFGYCDATETVPKCNCLSGYEPDGANFSRGCRRKEEPTCSGGDTFSTLRGMKTPDKFVYVRNRSFDQCEAECRNNCSCTAYAFSNMKNGSTSSDQSRCLIWLGELVDTGKFRDGSGENLYLRLASSAVDRESNVLKIALPVIASILILACISLVWICKSRGKRRIKETKNKYTGQLSKKSKSNELENETIELPYICFEDVVTATDNFSDYNMLGKGGFGKVYKGRLEGGNEVAVKRLSKSSGQGADEFRNEVVLIAKLQHRNLVRLLGYCTHEDEKLLLYEYLPNKSLDTFLFDATRNGVLDWPTRFKVIKGIARGLLYLHQDSRLTIIHRDLKASNVLLDAEMNPKISDFGMARIFGGNEQQANTIRVVGTYGYMSPEYAMEGSFSVKSDTYSFGVLLLEIVSGLKISSSNLIMDFPSLIAYAWSLWKDGNARKLVDSSIVENCPLHGVLRCIQLGLLCVQDDPDARPLMSSTVFMLENETAPLPTPKEPVYFRKRKYETEEQRDNLEISLNGMTMTMQEGR; translated from the exons ATGGCTCCTCATCCTCTCCCGATGTTCGTCCTCCTGTCATTGATTTGTCTCTGCAGATCTGATGACCGCCTGACTCCTGCAAAGCCGCTctccgccggcgacaagctcgtctCAGACAATGGTGTCTTTGCTCTTGGCTTCTTCTCCCCCACAAACTCGACTGCGGGCTCATACGTCGGCATATGGTACAACAACATCCCCAAGCGTACGTATGTGTGGGTTGCTAATCGCGACAAGCCGATTACCAACGGTTCTCCCGGGAAGCTGGTTGTGACCAACAATTCTGATCTTGTGTTGTCTGACTCCCAAGGCCGCACTCTTTGGACAACCATGAACAACTTCACAACCGGAGCCACGGGAACTTCTGCTGTACTTCTCGACTCCGGGAACTTGGTCATCCGGTCACCGAGCGGCACAGATATATGGCAGAGTTTCCATTACCCAACCGACACCATCCTCCCCGGCATGCAATTACCACTGAGCACAGATGATGATCTCTACACTCGCCTCGTGGCTTGGAGGGGTCCTGACGACCCAGCCACGAGCAACTACTCCATGGGTGGTGACTCTAGTTCAGACCTCCAGGTTGTCATCTGGAATGGGACGAGGCCGTATTGGCGCAGAGCTGCGTGGGATGGTGCTTTGGTCACTGCCCTGTATCAAAGCAGCACAGGCTTCATCATGACCCAAACAACTGTCGACATTGGGGGTAAGTTCTACTTGACATTCACCGTCTCCAACGGCTCGCCAAGCACGCGCATGATTCTGCACTACACGGGCATGTTTCAATTTTTAGCGTGGAACAGCACCTCATCGTCATGGGAGGTTTTCATAGAGCGGCCTAATCCTATTTGTGACCGCTATGCCTATTGCGGACCATTTGGTTACTGTGATGCCACCGAAACAGTTCCCAAATGCAACTGCCTCAGTGGGTATGAGCCTGATGGTGCAAACTTCTCCCGAGGGTGTCGGAGAAAGGAGGAGCCTACATGTAGTGGTGGAGATACTTTCTCGACCTTGCGTGGCATGAAGACACCCGATAAGTTTGTGTATGTCAGGAACAGAAGCTTTGACCAATGCGAAGCAGAGTGCAGAAACAACTGCTCTTGCACCGCGTATGCTTTTTCTAACATGAAAAATGGCAGCACGTCTAGTGATCAGTCAAGGTGCTTGATTTGGTTGGGGGAGCTTGTCGACACAGGAAAGTTTCGTGATGGAAGTGGCGAGAACCTGTACCTTCGTCTAGCCAGTTCAGCAG TTGACAGAGAGAgtaatgtgttgaagattgcactCCCAGTAATTGCTAGTATTCTGATACTCGCATGCATCAGCCTTGTGTGGATATGCAAGTCAAGAG GAAAACGACGAATCAAGGAAACTAAGAACAAATATACAGGACAACTGTCAAAAAaatccaaatctaatgaacttgaGAATGAAACTATAGAACTTCCATATATTTGTTTTGAAGATGTTGTTACTGCAACGGACAATTTCTCAGACTACAACATGCTCGGGAAGGGTGGCTTTGGAAAAGTTTACAAG GGCCGGTTAGAAGGTGGCAATGAAGTTGCTGTCAAAAGGCTTAGTAAGAGTTCTGGGCAAGGGGCCGACGAGTTCAGAAATGAAGTGGTTCTGATTGCCAAATTGCAGCATAGAAACTTAGTTAGGCTTCTTGGTTACTGCACTCATGAAGATGAGAAGTTATTGCTATATGAATACTTACCTAACAAAAGCTTAGACACCTTCCTTTTTG ATGCCACAAGAAATGGTGTGCTTGATTGGCCGACCCGGTTCAAGGTAATTAAAGGAATAGCAAGAGGGCTTCTTTATCTCCACCAAGATTCAAGGTTAACAATAATCCATAGAGATCTCAAAGCAAGCAATGTCTTGTTAGATGCGGAAATGAACCCTAAAATATCAGATTTTGGTATGGCAAGGATCTTTGGTGGAAATGAACAACAAGCGAACACTATCCGTGTTGTTGGGACATA CGGCTACATGTCTCCTGAATATGCAATGGAAGGTTCCTTTTCAGTCAAGTCTGACACGTACAGCTTTGGCGTTCTACTGTTGGAGATTGTAAGCGGGTTAAAGATCAGTTCATCCAATCTCATAATGGATTTTCCAAGCCTTATAGCTTAT GCATGGAGCTTATGGAAAGATGGAAATGCAAGAAAATTGGTGGACTCGTCCATTGTGGAGAACTGTCCACTTCATGGAGTTCTGCGGTGTATTCAGTTAGGTCTGTTGTGTGTTCAAGATGATCCAGATGCTCGTCCACTGATGTCATCCACTGTGTTCATGCTAGAAAATGAAACAGCCCCACTTCCTACTCCGAAGGAGCCTGTATATTTTAGGAAACGGAAGTATGAAACTGAAGAGCAAAGAGATAACCTGGAAATATCTCTGAATGGCATGACTATGACAATGCAAGAGGGGCGTTAA
- the LOC123055059 gene encoding uncharacterized protein produces MFRPALGVAGRTLLRRFCGQAAAAGSPSGPAGATRLRHLHSQRSNAGDAAGHRFGFLRRYLRPRNMALAAWHGLFVFGLWICVKEIGRIAPSEIDWVEAGVVSPIVRKQQNCGSCWAIAVASSVEAVHYMNTLQSVSVVGSRAHRL; encoded by the exons ATGTTTCGTCCGGCGTTGGGAGTCGCGGGGAGGACCCTGCTGCGGCGGTTCTGCGGCCAGGCCGCGGCGGCCGGGTCGCCGTCGGGGCCGGCCGGAGCTACCAGGCTGAGACACCTACAC TCTCAGAGGAGCAATGCTGGGGATGCTGCTGGCCACCGCTTTGGCTTTCTTCGCAGGTACCTCAGACCACGGAATATGGCGCTAGCTGCATGGCATGGATTATTTGTTTTTGGTCTCTGGATCTGTGTGAAGGAGATTGGCAGGATTGCGCCGTCAGAGATTGACTGGGTTGAAGCTGGCGTCGTCTCCCCGATTGTGAGGAAACAACAGAATTGTG GCAGCTGTTGGGCCATAGCTGTTGCATCCTCGGTCGAAGCTGTACATTACATGAATACCTTGCAGTCAGTCTCTGTTGTCGGTTCAAGAGCTCATCGACTGTGA
- the LOC123055060 gene encoding transcription factor bHLH112 produces MGDHQLMHAAPAMYNGGGAGAVSHGMWWNSNATAAVPAAACSTELAGFNTWPAGLAAGGYDVGADGGKQAKSCTTTASSESPGNNSSLTFQETASINDPAAAGFTDWNNPYMSSGAGNMHGFLQVGHHDMSSRTDQQSMMNAVAAPNNLDLALQGHHHHQQQQQDDHHRQQQLLSSLGAPELLLSPNSPYGFQSSLLRSLIEPTGKPAPAAGLLQQYQYQQMGGQTGAREPLQFTNDAAFWNQSAGFGMGMAAPPATDNTSVRAVKQPSPAPRGANLALKTVLEGVGDSSSIVAKKASGEPAFKKPRMETPSPLPTFKVRKEKLGDRITALQQLVSPFGKTDTASVLHETIEYIKFLHDQVGVLSAPYLKSGHHQHQVPQYLKSSSNGSPDKSCKDGGEVSLKGRGLCLVPISSTFAVASDVPVDFWNPFGPQFR; encoded by the exons GGTGCCGGGGCAGTCTCTCACGGCATGTGGTGGAACAGCAACGCCACGGCGGCGGTGCCTGCCGCGGCGTGCTCGACGGAGCTCGCCGGGTTCAACACCTGGCCGGCCGGTCTGGCTGCTGGTGGCTACGACGTGGGGGCTGACGGAGGGAAGCAGGCCAAGAGCTGCACCACCACGGCCTCCTCCGAGTCGCCCGGGAACAACAGCTCCCTAACCTTCCAAGAAACCGCCAGCATCAACGACCCGGCAGCCGCCGGCTTCACCGACTGGAATAACCCTTACAT GAGCAGCGGTGCTGGTAATATGCATGGGTTTCTCCAAGTTGGCCACCATGACATGAGCTCGAGAACGGACCAGCAGAGCATGATGAACGCCGTCGCCGCGCCGAACAACCTAGACCTAGCTCTAcaaggccaccaccaccaccagcaacaGCAGCAGGACGATCACCACCGCCAGCAGCAGCTGCTGTCCAGCCTGGGGGCGCCGGAGCTGCTCCTGTCGCCCAACTCGCCCTACGGGTTCCAGTCGTCGCTGCTGAGGAGCCTCATCGAGCCGACGGGTAAGCCAGCACCGGCGGCCGGGCTCCTGCAGCAGTATCAGTACCAGCAGATGGGCGGCCAGACAGGGGCCAGGGAGCCGCTCCAGTTCACCAACGACGCCGCGTTCTGGAACCAGTCTGCCGGGTTCGGCATGGGCATGGCAGCGCCGCCGGCGACTGACAACACCAGCGTGCGTGCGGTGAAACAACCGTCGCCGGCGCCGCGTGGGGCAAACCTTGCACTTAAG ACTGTGTTAGAAGGCGTGGGAGACTCTAGCTCAATCGTGGCCAAGAAGGCGAGCGGCGAGCCGGCGTTCAAGAAACCCAGAATGGAGACGCCGTCGCCATTGCCGACCTTCAAG GTTAGGAAGGAGAAGCTAGGGGACAGGATCACAGCGCTCCAACAGCTCGTCTCTCCTTTCGGAAAG ACGGATACGGCGTCGGTGCTGCACGAGACCATCGAGTACATCAAGTTCCTCCACGACCAAGTTGGT GTGCTCAGCGCCCCATACCTCAAGAGCGGCCATCATCAGCATCAAGTGCCGCAGTACCTCAAG AGCTCGAGCAATGGTAGCCCCGACAAGTCGTGCAAGGACGGCGGCGAGGTGTCGCTCAAGGGCCGGGGGTTGTGCCTGGTGCCGATATCGAGCACCTTCGCCGTGGCCAGCGACGTGCCCGTCGACTTCTGGAACCCCTTCGGCCCCCAATTTaggtag